In Moorena sp. SIOASIH, the following proteins share a genomic window:
- a CDS encoding NTP transferase domain-containing protein: MAINSNNFRAIILAASYGRRMRPLTNHTHKALLQYGEKTVLQRIIDALLYAHIDCITIVTGYPKLRIKLEDIYLNYWHLSNQSSF, encoded by the coding sequence ATGGCAATCAATAGTAATAATTTCAGAGCAATTATCTTAGCGGCTAGTTATGGAAGGCGGATGCGGCCCTTGACTAACCATACTCATAAAGCATTATTACAGTACGGTGAAAAGACAGTTTTGCAACGGATCATAGATGCTCTGCTGTATGCTCATATTGATTGTATAACCATCGTTACAGGTTATCCCAAATTGCGGATAAAACTAGAAGACATTTACTTGAATTACTGGCACTTGAGCAACCAATCATCATTCTGA
- a CDS encoding glycosyltransferase family 2 protein: MEEITYLIANYNNGKYITDCLNSLHQQSSPNWRAIIVDDQSTDNSIQIINSQLTEKIKFLKNEQNIGYTPTLIRLIEQATTDIVGILDPDDALYPEATELVLQAYCEYPEAGFVYTNQDYYNEELTAKIGSYLSSAIPSGRTSLMHGVGAMRTFRRSAYAKSTGLDPSILYAEDRDLVYKMEEVTPFVFVDLALYKYRYVPNSQSHNPQKRRLGDKNHRRAYRNALARRQITGRRKIGHLLWLYSHQLLRGQFPGRLKGIVSCCLPYIDRIAFCLAAS; this comes from the coding sequence ATGGAAGAAATCACTTACCTCATTGCCAACTATAACAACGGTAAGTATATCACAGATTGCCTCAACTCCCTCCACCAACAAAGCTCTCCTAATTGGCGTGCTATCATCGTTGATGATCAAAGCACGGATAATTCGATACAGATAATAAATTCGCAACTTACTGAAAAAATTAAATTCTTAAAAAACGAGCAAAATATTGGTTATACACCCACGCTCATCCGCTTAATTGAACAGGCTACCACCGATATCGTGGGCATTTTAGATCCCGATGATGCACTGTACCCAGAGGCAACAGAACTCGTTTTGCAAGCTTATTGTGAGTATCCTGAGGCGGGTTTTGTCTACACCAACCAAGATTATTACAATGAAGAGTTAACAGCCAAAATCGGGTCATATCTTTCATCTGCCATCCCATCAGGCCGCACGAGTTTGATGCATGGAGTGGGTGCCATGAGAACCTTTCGACGCTCGGCATATGCCAAAAGTACGGGGCTTGATCCAAGCATCTTGTATGCCGAAGATCGGGATTTAGTCTACAAAATGGAGGAGGTGACACCCTTTGTTTTTGTTGATCTAGCACTATATAAATATCGTTATGTGCCAAATTCACAAAGCCATAACCCACAAAAACGCAGACTCGGAGACAAAAATCATCGTCGTGCGTATCGTAACGCCCTAGCTCGCCGCCAAATTACTGGGCGGCGTAAAATTGGCCATTTGCTGTGGCTATACAGCCACCAGTTGTTACGTGGACAATTCCCAGGGAGACTCAAAGGGATTGTCAGTTGCTGCTTGCCCTATATAGACCGAATTGCATTCTGTCTAGCAGCGAGCTAA
- a CDS encoding sulfotransferase family 2 domain-containing protein, whose amino-acid sequence MLSNAFYFIQKMAINIGVIPSEWFCFSEYDPRKFYVFADRRLVFIEVPKVASTSILYAIGKAYQVEFQHFIHNDPFWHIERDRLNPQQQEFYKFAFVRNPFDRLVSCYKNKLIQVRHQTKFNPGRYLFEGYIPLDATFDEFVKIITKIPDYLAEKHFKSQYAILSHGGKLLPDWIGRFETLADSWAEIAQKYGFEQDLPKLTSTEHLKNTPPDYRAYYTKELAEMVSRRYRKDLVLFGYTKAYQELWDFLDNK is encoded by the coding sequence ATGCTAAGCAACGCTTTTTATTTCATTCAGAAGATGGCGATTAATATAGGAGTTATACCATCAGAGTGGTTCTGTTTCTCTGAATATGACCCACGGAAGTTCTATGTATTCGCGGATCGAAGGCTAGTTTTTATAGAAGTTCCCAAAGTTGCCAGTACCTCCATTTTGTACGCAATTGGCAAGGCTTATCAAGTCGAGTTCCAGCATTTCATACATAATGATCCGTTTTGGCATATTGAACGAGACAGGTTAAACCCGCAACAGCAAGAGTTTTACAAATTTGCCTTTGTGCGAAATCCTTTTGATAGATTAGTCTCTTGTTATAAGAATAAACTAATTCAGGTGCGCCACCAGACTAAGTTTAATCCTGGTAGATATTTATTCGAGGGGTATATTCCTTTGGATGCTACTTTTGATGAATTTGTCAAAATCATTACCAAAATTCCTGACTATCTTGCTGAGAAACATTTTAAATCTCAGTACGCCATTTTGTCCCATGGGGGAAAGTTATTGCCTGATTGGATAGGGCGTTTTGAAACCTTAGCGGATTCCTGGGCAGAAATCGCTCAGAAATATGGTTTTGAACAGGACTTACCAAAATTAACATCAACTGAGCACCTCAAGAATACACCACCAGATTACCGAGCATACTACACAAAAGAATTGGCCGAGATGGTTTCCAGACGGTATAGAAAAGATCTGGTGTTATTTGGATACACCAAGGCTTACCAAGAACTCTGGGATTTTTTAGACAACAAGTAA
- a CDS encoding LicD family protein, with protein sequence MNKPDKAIANSQKAIDSHGEQPGWLYLALGYVHYNNNQLNDAIYNYKKIIEINSNQPSFIYKRLGNALEIQERLSEAISIYKKGIRTNPEHPELYICLGDSYANLEHVEKAITTYSKAISLRDKNPQFSGFLDVEAILSSYSKAIESTCLEKFYYHIGKALSYRQNLNQAAKFYRKAIQINPEMSAVYQNLGGVAAQQGNCEEAIAFYIKAIKSDPGNEEFHNELWWYLLSIPIALQKLEKIDNLATNIVQVANETKTMNQSNIAPLESDHGDSLKNSPLFSNLMANYERTIQLATRSSETISAKDMVVVLAKKNKAIHLRLWQQFKFINSLLREHDINYWAIDGTLMGAIRHQGFIPWDNDIDIEMKESDLNRLLSLEYLLNQHGCYLKKISKNYYQIADNFDLFIYEQRKWASQGCYYTSLDEHEIFPLRKFKFCDFEIYAPHKADEYLKRAYGNDCLQRCRIWNTHLNNYFKPGHDPERYVLSIDDVNKILKI encoded by the coding sequence TGCTAATTCTCAAAAAGCTATTGATAGTCATGGTGAGCAGCCAGGTTGGTTATACCTAGCTTTAGGTTATGTACATTATAACAACAATCAATTAAATGATGCGATTTATAATTACAAAAAAATTATTGAAATCAACTCTAATCAACCCAGCTTTATCTATAAAAGACTGGGGAATGCTTTAGAAATTCAAGAAAGATTATCAGAAGCAATTTCAATTTACAAAAAAGGAATCAGAACTAATCCAGAGCATCCTGAGCTTTATATTTGTTTAGGGGATAGTTACGCAAATTTAGAGCATGTCGAAAAAGCTATAACAACCTATTCTAAAGCTATAAGCCTGCGAGATAAAAATCCTCAATTCTCTGGTTTTTTAGACGTTGAAGCAATTTTATCATCTTATTCAAAAGCAATAGAATCAACGTGTCTAGAGAAGTTTTATTACCATATAGGTAAAGCATTGAGTTATAGGCAAAATCTAAATCAAGCTGCAAAATTTTATAGGAAGGCTATTCAGATTAATCCTGAAATGTCGGCGGTTTACCAAAATTTAGGTGGTGTTGCTGCACAGCAAGGTAATTGTGAAGAGGCGATCGCCTTTTACATTAAGGCTATTAAGTCTGATCCAGGGAATGAGGAGTTCCATAATGAACTGTGGTGGTACTTATTATCTATCCCTATCGCACTACAGAAATTGGAAAAAATCGATAACCTTGCTACAAACATAGTGCAAGTAGCAAATGAGACCAAAACCATGAACCAGTCTAATATAGCGCCTTTAGAATCTGATCATGGTGATTCTCTCAAAAATAGCCCACTCTTCTCAAACTTAATGGCTAATTATGAAAGAACTATCCAGTTGGCAACTCGCTCAAGTGAGACTATTTCAGCGAAAGACATGGTAGTGGTTCTTGCTAAAAAAAATAAAGCGATACATTTAAGGCTTTGGCAGCAATTTAAATTTATAAATTCTCTACTTAGGGAGCATGATATCAATTATTGGGCTATTGATGGCACCCTAATGGGTGCTATTCGACATCAAGGTTTCATCCCTTGGGATAACGATATTGATATTGAGATGAAAGAATCAGATCTAAATCGACTTTTATCTTTAGAATATCTACTCAATCAACATGGATGTTATTTGAAAAAAATTTCTAAAAATTATTATCAAATTGCCGACAATTTTGACCTTTTTATATATGAACAAAGAAAATGGGCATCTCAAGGTTGCTATTACACATCTCTAGATGAGCATGAAATATTCCCTTTGCGAAAATTTAAATTCTGTGACTTTGAGATTTATGCTCCCCATAAAGCAGACGAATATCTGAAAAGGGCTTACGGAAATGATTGTCTGCAAAGATGCCGAATTTGGAATACTCATTTAAACAATTATTTTAAACCTGGCCATGATCCAGAAAGGTATGTCTTGAGCATTGATGATGTTAATAAGATATTGAAAATATGA
- a CDS encoding glycosyltransferase family 10: MTLVRIIANWDWPDLLRQSPNHSGIWEGIKFTLEPVEECDYVIVLNGASKTTTINCPPEHIWSMVQEPPTEFRKPWHVNPSYSFRMFTTDVDLTGSQYIHSQPALPWHINQDYDFLASFKAPEKTQQLSWITSGQRVLKGHRVRMYFLEQIQGKLDFDLWGRDFNPIDDKWDGLVSYRYSLAIENYSNPLYWSEKLADCYLAWCMPIYYGCTGITDYFPP; the protein is encoded by the coding sequence ATGACGTTAGTTCGCATTATTGCAAACTGGGATTGGCCTGATCTATTACGACAAAGCCCAAATCATAGTGGCATCTGGGAAGGAATAAAGTTTACCTTAGAACCTGTCGAAGAGTGCGATTATGTCATCGTCTTAAATGGAGCTAGTAAAACCACCACCATCAACTGTCCCCCAGAACATATCTGGTCGATGGTTCAAGAACCACCCACTGAATTTAGAAAGCCTTGGCATGTCAATCCGTCTTACTCTTTTCGCATGTTCACCACCGATGTGGACCTAACAGGGTCACAGTATATCCATAGCCAACCCGCTTTGCCTTGGCATATCAATCAAGATTATGATTTTCTGGCTTCTTTTAAAGCACCTGAGAAAACCCAGCAACTATCTTGGATTACCAGTGGACAAAGAGTATTGAAAGGGCATCGTGTCCGGATGTATTTTTTAGAGCAGATTCAAGGAAAATTGGATTTCGATCTGTGGGGACGGGACTTTAATCCGATAGATGATAAATGGGATGGTTTGGTTTCTTATCGCTATTCTTTAGCCATTGAAAACTATAGCAACCCTTTGTACTGGAGTGAAAAGCTAGCCGATTGCTATTTAGCATGGTGTATGCCCATTTATTATGGCTGCACGGGGATTACCGATTATTTCCCCCCCTAG